From the Excalfactoria chinensis isolate bCotChi1 chromosome 1, bCotChi1.hap2, whole genome shotgun sequence genome, one window contains:
- the LOC140247272 gene encoding C-type natriuretic peptide 2-like, whose translation MLGLPAWPCSLFLLLALLSASVQAMSSSGQRFQVLLSRLLPSDSESLPAEEDTKEGSSSEPQLLSPPQPPLLSRARAAHPLLWRKALASRKRALSGDWAWKAAPRGCFGLKMDRIGAFSGLGC comes from the exons ATGCTGGGGCTCCCAGCGTGGCCCTGCTCGCTTTTCCTCCTCTtagctctgctctctgccagcGTACAAGCGATGTCCTCATCAGGACAAAGGTTCCAG GTGCTCCTTTCCCGCCTGCTGCCCTCGGATTCCGAATCCCTGCCGGCTGAGGAGGACACGAAGGAGGGGTCCAGCTCTGAGCCGCAGCTGCTCTCCCCCCCACAGCCGCCGCTCCTGTCTAGGGCCCGAGCTGCACACCCCCTGCTCTGGCGCAAGGCCCTTGCCAGTCGCAAGCGAGCTCTCTCTGGAGACTGGGCCTGGAAGGCCGCGCCCCGGGGCTGCTTCGGGCTGAAAATGGACCGCATCGGGGCCTTCAGCGGGTTGGGCTGTTAG